The region CCGGAATTATATCGGCCAGCTGGGCATTCCCCTGGAGCGCCTGGCTCCCTCCATTTGGACCGGCACTTCTACCCTGGATGTGCTTTTAAATCATACCAGAAACCGCTGCGGCCAGTCCCATATAACCTTTACCGTACAGGCGGACGCCGTTGATTTGCGCCCCATGAAGGACCAGGATATATGCAGTCTCTTTGCCAACCTCCTTGACAATGCCTATGAAGCCGCCCGCGCCATGCCGGATGGGCAGGGCTGGATTCTCTTTAAGATGAGAAAGGCCAGGGAAATGCTCTTCATAGACCTGTCCAACCCATCGCCGGAGCCACCCCGCGTAAAAAACGGCGCCATAATCTCCCGCAAGCAGGACGGACGGCTTCACGGCCTGGGTCTTAACAGGGCATCTGCCACCGCGCGGGAGTACGGCGGACAGCTTACCTATGGATATGACGGCGGCGTGTTCACAGCCAGCATAAGTTTTCTGGGAGGAGTTAAGGGAAAGGCCAAATAAAAAATGACCCTATTCATACATAAGGTCATTTTTACATTCTACAGTTGGATTCTGAAATCGTCTGAACCCTCGCCGTTTACCACATAATAGGCTGCATTCTGCTCCGGTGATATGTACAGCTCGATGGACTTGATTACGGTTCCCGGATGAGTCATACCGTATTCCTTCTCTGCCTGCGCCAGCACATCCTTTGCCGCTACCTGCCTGCCGCCAAACTCCACTACCACGCTCTTCTCAATCTCCGGCTTTGCAACCTCTTTCACAGCTGCCGCGGTCTCTTTCACTTCTTCCTTAACCACAGGCTCAGCTGCCTTCTTAACATCTTCTGCTTTCTTAACCTCTGCTGTCCTGGTCAG is a window of Enterocloster clostridioformis DNA encoding:
- a CDS encoding DUF6465 family protein — translated: MARPKRTMAAAAQAGAALTRTAEVKKAEDVKKAAEPVVKEEVKETAAAVKEVAKPEIEKSVVVEFGGRQVAAKDVLAQAEKEYGMTHPGTVIKSIELYISPEQNAAYYVVNGEGSDDFRIQL